From one Suicoccus acidiformans genomic stretch:
- a CDS encoding helix-turn-helix domain-containing protein — protein METRKNVMDVEIHRLKKKGFSISQIAMQLGLSRPTVRKYLKMTFEEAEEELMDQGIKQKY, from the coding sequence ATGGAGACTAGGAAAAATGTCATGGATGTTGAAATTCATAGATTAAAGAAGAAAGGATTCAGTATTTCTCAGATTGCGATGCAGTTGGGCTTGTCAAGACCAACCGTCAGGAAATACTTGAAGATGACATTTGAAGAAGCAGAGGAGGAATTAATGGATCAAGGCATAAAGCAAAAATATTAG
- a CDS encoding reverse transcriptase domain-containing protein, whose amino-acid sequence MIVDDIEETISEYGSAILRKVKGGNYQVLPVNRVYIPKDSRGKCVLGIPVVRDRIVQQMILNILDPYIAPHFSDHSYGFRKGRNAHDAIHQVEAYTNEGVCICREL is encoded by the coding sequence GTGATCGTTGATGATATTGAAGAAACTATATCGGAATATGGTTCAGCTATTCTTCGGAAAGTGAAGGGTGGAAATTATCAAGTCTTACCTGTAAATCGGGTATATATACCGAAAGATAGTAGAGGTAAATGCGTATTAGGCATCCCAGTAGTTCGAGACCGTATCGTCCAACAGATGATATTAAACATCTTAGACCCATATATCGCCCCTCACTTCTCAGATCATAGTTATGGTTTCAGGAAAGGACGCAATGCGCATGACGCGATTCATCAAGTAGAAGCCTATACGAATGAGGGAGTATGTATATGTCGTGAATTGTGA